The window GCGCCGCGCGAAGTTCAGGAAGCCTTCGATGACGTGATTCGTGCCCGTGAAGACGAGCAGCGTTCGCGCAACCAGGCTGAAACCTACGCCAACGGTGTCGTGCCGGAAGCCCGTGGCCAGGCCCAGCGTATCCTTGAAGATGCCAATGGTTACCGCGACGAAACGGTATCGCGCGCCAAGGGTGAGGCCGATCGTTTCACCAAGTTGGTGAGCGAGTATCGCAAGGCACCTGAAGTCACCCGCGAGCGTCTGTATCTGGACACGATGCAGGAAGTTTTCAGCAATACCAGCAAGGTGCTCGTGACCGGCAACAAGAATGGCCAGAGCAATCTGCTGTACTTGCCGCTGGACAAGATGGTCGAAAGTGGTCGCAGCACCAGCGCTCCGGTGACCGGTGCGGCAGCCACCAGCAATGAAGCGAATGCGCGTGCGGCAGCTGATCTGCAGCAACAGCCATCTCGTACCAGGGAGAGTCGCTGATGAGCAATAAATCGCTGATCGCCCTTATTGTCGGCGTCGTCGTGGCCATCGCTGCCTGGAACTGCTTCTACATCGTGGCTCAGACCGAGCGTGCGGTGTTGCTGCAGTTCGGTCGCGTGGTTCAGGCCGATGTTCAGCCGGGCCTGCATGTGAAAGTGCCTTACGTTAACCAGGTGCGCAAGTTCGACGCCCGCCTGATGACACTGGATGCGCCAACACAGCGCTTCCTGACGCTGGAAAAGAAGGCCGTCATGGTCGATGCCTACGCCAAGTGGCGCGTGAAAGATGCCGAGCGCTTCTACACCGCGACTTCCGGTCTGAAGCAGATTGCCGATGAGCGTCTTTCCCGTCGTCTGGAATCGGGTCTACGTGACCAATTCGGTAAGCGCACGCTGCACGAGGTGGTTTCTGGTGAACGTGACGCGTTGATGTCCGATATCACTGCTTCGTTAAACTCGATGGCGGAAAAAGAGCTGGGCATCGAAGTTGTCGATGTCCGGGTCAAGGCCATCGATCTGCCGAAGGAAGTGAACCGCAGTGTGTTCGAGCGTATGAGCTCCGAGCGTGAGCGTGAAGCTCGCGAGCACCGCGCCAAGGGTAACGAGCTGGCGGAAGGCATCCGTGCCGACGCCGATCGTCAACGCCGCGTGCTGCTGGCTGAAGCCTATCGTGAATCTGAAGAGGTTCGCGGTGACGGTGATGCCCAGGCTGCTGCGATCTACTCCAAGGCCTACGGCCAGGACCAGGAGTTCTACGGTTTCTACCGTAGCCTGCGTGCCTACCGAGAAAGCTTCGCGAACAAATCCGACGTCATGGTCCTGGACCCAAGCAGCGACTTCTTCCGTTACCTGGAAAAAGCCAAGCCTTGATACTGCGTTGACCTGAATCATCCCCCGCCTGGCGGCTAAAGCCTCGGGCGGGGTGATCCTTTGGGAAAACGTGTGTATGATGCGGCAGCCGGGAAATTCCCGGCTTTTTTGCGTCTGCACGTTTGATTGCTGTTTTTAAGCGGGCGCCCGAGTTGAATGACTCGACAGGTTTTTCGAGGAAAGTGGTTGGCGAAGCCGGTTTCAGGCTTTTCGCCTCGTTGTTTATGCGCGTGGTTTGCACATGAGCCGATCATTTTCTGCTTCACTCAAGGCTCGCCCAACGGCTGGCCGCCCGGATCATAGGGGAATGGCGTAATGGCAACGGTAGACCGCTGGCTGCTGCCAGATGGCATCGAAGAAGTACTGCCACCAGAGGCGGCGCGCATTGAAGTCGCGCGTCGTCAGGTGTTGGATCTGTTCCAGAGCTGGGGTTACGAGTTTGTCGTGACTCCCCATATCGAGTACCTGGAATCCCTGCTGACCGGCGCGGGCTCGGACCTCGATCTGCGTACCTTCAAGGTCATCGACCCGCAATCGGGCCGGCAGATGGGTTTCCGTGCTGACATCACGCCGCAAGTGGCGCGCATTGACGCGCACACCCTGCGTCGCGAAGGCCCGAGCCGCCTGTGCTATGCCGGCAGCGTGCTGCATGCCCAGCCACGTGCCTTGTCGTCCTCGCGCAGCCCGATCCAGTTGGGCGCCGAGTTGTACGGCGATGCCAGCCCGAGCAGCGACGTGGAAGTCATCAGTCTGATGCTGGCCATGCTGCAACTGGCCGATGTGCCGGATGTGCACATGGATCTCGGTCATGTCGGCATCTACCGTGGCCTGGCCCGTGCGGCCGGTTTGTCCGGTGAGGTTGAACAACAGTTGTTCGATGCGTTGCAACGCAAGGCAATCGACGAGGTCATTACCTTGACCGAAGGCTTGCCTGCCGATCTGTCGGGCATGCTGCGAGCGTTGGTCGATTTGTGTGGCGGTCGTGAAGTATTGAGCGCTGCCCGCGAGCGTCTGGCGAATGCGCCGGCGCCGGTTCTGGCGGCGCTGGACGATTTGCTGGCGATTGCCGAGCGTCTGTCAACGCGTTTCCCGGAATTACCGCTTTACTTCGACCTGGGCGAGTTGCGCGGCTACCACTACCACACCGGTGTAGTGTTCGCGGTGTTCGTGCCGGGTGTTG is drawn from Pseudomonas sp. 31-12 and contains these coding sequences:
- the hflC gene encoding protease modulator HflC, which gives rise to MSNKSLIALIVGVVVAIAAWNCFYIVAQTERAVLLQFGRVVQADVQPGLHVKVPYVNQVRKFDARLMTLDAPTQRFLTLEKKAVMVDAYAKWRVKDAERFYTATSGLKQIADERLSRRLESGLRDQFGKRTLHEVVSGERDALMSDITASLNSMAEKELGIEVVDVRVKAIDLPKEVNRSVFERMSSEREREAREHRAKGNELAEGIRADADRQRRVLLAEAYRESEEVRGDGDAQAAAIYSKAYGQDQEFYGFYRSLRAYRESFANKSDVMVLDPSSDFFRYLEKAKP
- a CDS encoding ATP phosphoribosyltransferase regulatory subunit translates to MATVDRWLLPDGIEEVLPPEAARIEVARRQVLDLFQSWGYEFVVTPHIEYLESLLTGAGSDLDLRTFKVIDPQSGRQMGFRADITPQVARIDAHTLRREGPSRLCYAGSVLHAQPRALSSSRSPIQLGAELYGDASPSSDVEVISLMLAMLQLADVPDVHMDLGHVGIYRGLARAAGLSGEVEQQLFDALQRKAIDEVITLTEGLPADLSGMLRALVDLCGGREVLSAARERLANAPAPVLAALDDLLAIAERLSTRFPELPLYFDLGELRGYHYHTGVVFAVFVPGVGQSIAQGGRYDDIGADFGRARPATGFSTDLKTLVTLGRAEIELPSGGIWMPDSTDAALWQQVCQLRSEGQRVVQALPGQPLAAAREADCDRQLIQQNGLWQVSPLAS